One Melospiza melodia melodia isolate bMelMel2 chromosome 1, bMelMel2.pri, whole genome shotgun sequence genomic window carries:
- the NME8 gene encoding thioredoxin domain-containing protein 3 produces the protein MAGKKKEVQLQTLITDEEQWDEMLQMKGIVVIEVYQAWCGPCKAVQNLLRKLRIDFSEDNLLHFAAAEVDNLEILKPFRRSCEPLFLFSVHGKIIAMVKGVNAPLITKTVTDLVEEERQIAAGEKERAEVEELVFHDEGSSDGSGEDVVEEEIFTYSVGIIKPDNVLAGRVEEIKRKIIEAGFGIEADEERMLTEDQIKVFYSRKKDEPDFNAFVQFMTSRPCHVLIITKKEATGAIPHWIELRKKSEAVELEEPIKLAPLKETESLVNLCDVQDSIEDASRQLAFFFPNFHIEEGGHAERTLAIIRPKLLKERRDSIIQRIQDDGFQIAMQKEVILTEEQVRTFYQEHVDQDYFPVFLEHMTSGPTLILALTRENAVAHWRSLLGPKILEEAKENPESLRAEFAFEHLPINQLHGSSTPSDAQKELQFFFPEEHTFAVIKPDAATPKDEILKKVKEAGFNIAKIKEQALTREMALHFYKDHEGKPFFDDLVNFMTQGPSVIMVLTKENAVEEWKKLMGPTDPEEAKKTCPESIRAQFANEILANSVYGSSDIEQAERSIQFVFGELDAD, from the exons ATGGCTGGCAAGAAGAAAGAAGTTCAGCTCCAG ACCTTAATAACCGATGAAGAGCAGTGGGATGAAATGCTGCAGATGAAGGGTATAGTAG TGATAGAAGTGTATCAAGCTTGGTGTGGTCCTTGCAAAGCTGTGCAGAATTTATTGAGAAAACTAAGGATCGACTTTAGTGAAGACAATCTGCTACATTTTGCCGCG GCAGAAGTTGACAACCTTGAAATACTGAAACCATTTAGGAGGAGCTGTGAACCTCTGTTTCTTTTTAGTGTT CATGGTAAAATTATTGCAATGGTGAAAGGTGTAAATGCTCCTCTCATAACTAAGACAGTAACAGATTTAGTGGAAGAAGAGAGGCAAATTGCAGCTGGAGAGAAGGAACGTGCTGAG GTAGAAGAACTCGTTTTTCATGATGAAGGTTCATCAGACGGGTCTGGTGAGGACGTTGTGGAGGAGG aaATATTCACTTATTCTGTTGGAATTATAAAACCTGATAATGTCTTAGCAGGACGTGtagaagaaattaaaagaaag ATTATAGAAGCAGGATTTGGCATTGAAGCAGATGAGGAGAGAATGCTTACTGAAGATCAAATCAAAGTATTTTACTCCCGGAAAAAAGATGAG CCTGACTTTAACGCATTCGTTCAATTCATGACGAGTAGACCATGCCATGTTTTGATAATCACTAAAAAAGAAGCAACTGGTGCTATTCCTCATTGGATAGAACTACGCAAAAAAAGTGAGGCTGTTGAGCTTGAGGAGCCAATCAA GTTGGCACCACTCAAGGAAACCGAGAGTCTGGTAAATTTATGCGATGTGCAAGACAGTATTGAAGATGCCAGCAGACAGCTTGCCTTCTTTTTCCCGAATTTTCATATTGAGGAGGGAGGACACGCTGAAAGGACTTTGGCCATAATTAGACCTAAGCTCTTGAAGGAAAGGCGAG ATTCCATCATTCAAAGGATACAGGACGATGGTTTCCAAATAGCAATGCAGAAAGAAGTAATTCTAACTGAGGAGCAAGTACGTACATTCTACCAAGAGCATGTAGATCAAGACTACTTCCCAGTCTTTCTAGAGCATATGACCAG TGGTCCAACTCTTATATTGGCTCTAACACGAGAAAATGCTGTAGCACACTGGAGAAGTTTACTAGGCCCAAAGATCCTTGAAGAGGCTAAGGAAAATCCAGAGAG TCTGCGTGCAGAGTTTGCGTTTGAACATCTACCTATCAACCAGCTGCATGGCAGCTCTACACCCAGTGATGCTCAGAAGGAGCTACAGTTCTTCTTCCCTGAGGAACACACCTTTGCAGTAATCAAACCTGATGCAGCTACTCCTAAAG ATGAAATTCTGAAAAAAGTTAAAGAGGCTGGATTTAACATTGCGAAGATAAAAGAACAAGCTTTAACTCGGGAAATGGCTTTACACTTTTACAAGGACCACGAAGGAAAACCCTTTTTTGATGACCTGGTGAATTTTATGACACA GGGTCCATCAGTGATAATGGTCTTAACAAAGGAAAATGCTGTGGAAGAATGGAAGAAACTCATGGGTCCAACTGATCCAGAAGAGGCAAAGAAGACCTGTCCTGAATCAATTAGGGCTCAGTTTGCAAACGAAATTTTGGCTAATTCTGTTTACGGTTCATCTGATATAGAACAGGCAGAAAGAAGCATTCAGTTTGTATTTGGAGAGCTGGATGCAGACTAA